A genomic region of bacterium contains the following coding sequences:
- a CDS encoding aminoacetone oxidase family FAD-binding enzyme: protein MRTAIIGGGAAGLMAAATLLAEHPEGDIFLLERNDGLGKKVIISGGGRCNVTTGIRDVRTLLTKYPRGGKFLSSALYAFPPEAVVAWFESHGVPLKTEPDLRVFPQSDDGHDVVRAFETLFRASRVHVMLNTHVVGITRDTSGAHPFTITIKNQPQPLAVDAVILATGGQAYRHTGSTGDGYAFAMALGHTLTPLAPGLNAFFTREQWPAEVSGLSFSNATITAKRGAGFSFTGPFLFTHKGISGPAVFALSSLVAFEQYDAANPLEVSIDLFPDTSATALHERIADAAAAHPTKSFLNTLASIVPKSLAELCVRTLTLPGTRRAAEVSKQDILQSIAWLKAIPLHVIKRGAGDEFITAGGIPRTEVNPSTMESLICPNLFLAGEILDIDGFTGGFNLQASWSTGHLAASAIARAVKRTEY from the coding sequence ATGCGCACCGCAATCATCGGTGGTGGGGCTGCCGGACTCATGGCAGCAGCAACGCTCCTCGCGGAACATCCCGAGGGCGATATCTTCCTGCTCGAACGGAATGACGGACTCGGGAAGAAAGTCATCATCTCCGGTGGGGGCCGCTGCAACGTGACGACCGGCATCCGAGACGTCCGCACGCTCCTCACGAAGTACCCGCGCGGCGGCAAGTTCCTCTCGTCCGCGCTATACGCATTCCCGCCGGAAGCGGTGGTTGCATGGTTCGAGTCGCACGGCGTTCCTCTGAAGACCGAGCCGGACCTCCGCGTCTTCCCGCAGTCGGACGACGGTCATGATGTCGTCCGCGCGTTCGAGACGCTCTTCCGCGCGTCACGCGTACACGTCATGCTCAACACGCACGTCGTCGGCATCACCCGCGACACGTCGGGAGCACACCCGTTTACCATCACGATAAAAAACCAACCGCAGCCCCTCGCGGTGGATGCCGTCATCCTGGCCACCGGCGGCCAGGCGTACCGACACACCGGCTCCACGGGCGACGGGTATGCGTTCGCGATGGCGCTCGGGCACACGCTCACACCGCTCGCGCCCGGCCTCAACGCCTTCTTCACGCGCGAGCAGTGGCCCGCCGAGGTCTCCGGCCTCTCATTCTCCAACGCGACCATCACCGCCAAACGCGGCGCGGGCTTCTCCTTCACCGGCCCGTTCCTCTTCACGCACAAAGGCATCAGCGGCCCGGCCGTGTTCGCCCTCTCGTCACTCGTCGCGTTCGAGCAGTACGATGCGGCGAATCCGCTCGAGGTCTCCATTGATCTCTTCCCCGACACCTCCGCAACAGCGCTCCATGAGCGCATCGCGGACGCCGCTGCCGCGCACCCCACCAAATCCTTCCTCAACACCCTCGCGAGCATCGTGCCAAAGTCCCTCGCCGAGCTCTGCGTACGCACCCTCACACTCCCCGGCACGCGACGCGCGGCCGAGGTGAGCAAGCAGGACATCCTCCAGAGCATCGCATGGCTCAAAGCCATCCCACTCCACGTCATCAAACGCGGCGCCGGCGACGAGTTTATCACCGCCGGCGGCATCCCTCGCACTGAGGTGAACCCCTCCACCATGGAATCCCTCATCTGCCCCAACCTCTTCCTCGCTGGCGAAATCCTCGACATTGACGGCTTCACCGGCGGCTTCAACCTCCAAGCATCCTGGTCCACCGGCCACCTCGCCGCATCGGCGATCGCGAGAGCGGTCAAGCGCACGGAGTACTGA